A genomic stretch from Desulfolutivibrio sulfodismutans DSM 3696 includes:
- a CDS encoding MoaD/ThiS family protein gives MTGAPAGTAGPEITTVTVKCLATLAAFQPASGSAVRLSGAAPCVADLAAALGLPAAKITTILRNGAPATQDTPLADGDAVTFLPTLSGG, from the coding sequence ATGACCGGCGCCCCGGCAGGCACGGCAGGCCCGGAGATCACGACGGTCACGGTCAAATGCCTGGCCACCCTGGCCGCCTTCCAGCCCGCGTCCGGTTCCGCCGTGCGCCTGTCCGGGGCGGCCCCGTGCGTGGCCGATCTTGCCGCCGCCCTGGGCCTTCCCGCCGCCAAAATCACCACCATCCTGCGAAACGGCGCGCCCGCCACGCAGGACACACCCTTGGCCGACGGCGACGCCGTGACCTTTTTGCCCACCTTAAGCGGCGGTTGA
- a CDS encoding acyl-CoA thioesterase yields the protein MTKPGKAVCVSQAVVLQRMLPQDANPAGNVHGGVILKCIDTAGSIAAMRHCRTAVVTASFDRMDFLKPAFIGEVVIFKASVNYAGRTSMEIGVRVEAEDLITGEIRHTGSAYLTYVALDQDRHPTPVPELILETAEDCRRNREARARREVRLAEKHRERASQNEATAC from the coding sequence ATGACTAAGCCGGGCAAAGCCGTCTGCGTCAGCCAGGCCGTGGTGTTGCAGCGCATGTTGCCCCAGGACGCCAACCCGGCAGGCAACGTCCACGGCGGGGTCATCCTCAAATGCATCGACACCGCCGGGAGCATCGCGGCCATGCGCCATTGCCGCACGGCCGTGGTCACGGCCTCCTTCGACCGCATGGATTTCCTCAAGCCGGCCTTTATCGGCGAGGTGGTGATATTCAAGGCCAGCGTCAACTACGCCGGGCGCACCTCCATGGAGATCGGGGTGCGGGTGGAGGCCGAGGATCTGATCACCGGCGAAATCCGCCATACCGGCTCCGCCTATCTGACCTATGTGGCCCTGGACCAGGACCGCCATCCCACGCCCGTCCCGGAATTGATCCTGGAGACGGCCGAAGACTGCCGCCGCAATCGCGAGGCCCGGGCCCGGCGCGAGGTCCGGCTGGCCGAGAAACACCGTGAACGCGCCTCGCAAAACGAGGCCACAGCCTGCTAA
- a CDS encoding sigma-54-dependent transcriptional regulator — translation MNALPAHILVVDDEPIARTNLAHVFSRRGAQVTVAGGGREAMAELEKNEFDLVITDLIMEGVDGLAVLERSKALWPDTEVVVVTGYPTVETAVTAMRRGAYDYLAKPYGIEEARLLAQKALEKRRLRQEVKTLRERLLDKPDPLTIVGHCPAIERLKRTVAQVAPTDSTVLLLGETGTGKELVARTLHLLSTRRDERFLAVNCGAFNEELLENELFGHEPGAFTGAVRLKKGLFESAPGGTLFLDELGETSPAMQVKLLRALQERVIRRVGGAKDIPVDVRIVAATNKDLRREVQAGHFRQDLYYRLNVIVLTLPPLSEREGDVALLARFFLAKMAKKLGRDSLTMSPEVMEILVDYPFPGNVRELENIIERAAVMAEGEAIEVRHLPPDLSGEPVRVARPCANEPVTLEENERRHVAWVLGHCGGSRTKAAAVLGIDRASLWRKIKKFGLE, via the coding sequence GTGAACGCACTTCCTGCGCACATCCTGGTGGTGGACGACGAGCCCATCGCCCGGACCAATCTGGCCCATGTGTTTTCCCGGCGCGGGGCCCAGGTGACCGTGGCCGGCGGCGGCCGGGAGGCCATGGCGGAACTGGAGAAGAACGAATTCGACCTGGTCATCACCGACCTGATCATGGAAGGCGTGGACGGCCTTGCGGTCCTGGAGCGATCCAAGGCCCTGTGGCCGGACACGGAGGTGGTGGTGGTCACGGGCTATCCCACGGTGGAAACGGCGGTAACGGCCATGCGCCGGGGGGCCTACGACTACCTTGCCAAGCCCTACGGCATTGAGGAGGCCCGGCTTTTGGCCCAAAAGGCCCTGGAGAAACGGCGGCTGCGGCAGGAGGTCAAGACCCTGCGGGAGCGGCTGCTGGACAAGCCCGACCCGTTGACCATCGTTGGGCACTGTCCGGCCATCGAACGCTTAAAGCGCACCGTGGCCCAGGTGGCCCCCACGGATTCCACGGTCCTGCTCCTGGGGGAGACGGGCACGGGCAAGGAACTGGTGGCCCGGACCCTGCACCTGCTGAGCACCCGGCGGGACGAACGTTTTCTGGCCGTCAACTGCGGGGCCTTCAACGAGGAGCTTCTGGAAAACGAGCTGTTCGGCCATGAGCCCGGGGCCTTCACCGGGGCCGTGCGCCTGAAAAAGGGCCTTTTCGAGTCCGCTCCCGGGGGCACGCTTTTCCTCGACGAGCTGGGCGAAACCTCCCCGGCCATGCAGGTCAAGCTCCTGCGGGCCCTGCAGGAACGGGTCATCCGGCGGGTGGGCGGGGCAAAGGACATCCCCGTGGATGTGCGCATCGTGGCCGCCACCAACAAGGACTTGCGGCGCGAGGTGCAGGCCGGGCATTTTCGCCAGGATCTCTATTATCGCTTAAACGTCATCGTCCTGACCCTTCCGCCCCTGTCCGAGCGCGAGGGGGACGTGGCCCTGCTGGCCCGGTTTTTTTTGGCCAAAATGGCCAAGAAACTCGGCCGGGACAGCCTGACCATGTCGCCGGAGGTGATGGAGATTCTCGTCGACTACCCCTTTCCCGGCAACGTGCGCGAACTGGAGAACATCATCGAGCGGGCCGCCGTCATGGCCGAGGGGGAGGCCATCGAAGTCCGCCATCTGCCCCCGGACCTAAGCGGCGAGCCCGTGCGCGTGGCCAGGCCGTGCGCCAATGAGCCCGTGACCCTGGAGGAGAACGAAAGGCGGCATGTGGCCTGGGTGCTCGGACATTGCGGCGGCAGCCGCACCAAGGCCGCAGCCGTGCTGGGGATCGACCGGGCCTCCCTATGGCGCAAAATCAAGAAATTCGGCCTGGAATAA